A stretch of Paraburkholderia phenazinium DNA encodes these proteins:
- a CDS encoding DUF4148 domain-containing protein: MIRIAYIAAAVSVMTCAAPVFAQDTPNAPQPAATSNMGNDNANSNQNSGVGMDTNGQVASGAPAGLTRAEVKQDLYQAETDGQMKTLNRTVYRGN, encoded by the coding sequence ATGATCCGAATCGCTTATATTGCAGCAGCCGTATCCGTCATGACTTGCGCCGCGCCCGTATTCGCGCAGGACACCCCGAACGCGCCTCAACCGGCCGCAACTTCGAACATGGGAAATGACAACGCCAACAGCAACCAGAATAGCGGCGTCGGCATGGATACCAATGGACAAGTGGCCTCTGGCGCGCCCGCCGGCCTCACCCGTGCCGAGGTGAAGCAGGACTTGTATCAGGCGGAAACCGACGGTCAGATGAAGACCCTCAACCGCACCGTCTACAGGGGCAATTAA
- the glgA gene encoding glycogen synthase GlgA — translation MPTPLNVLLVASEAAPLAKTGGLADMVSAYGAALCEAGVAASILMPAYPGALERVLGATRVARLAGLPGGDGVIIRAQMPDTGVPVLLLQMDHLFTREGIYRDRYGRDYVDNLVRFASLAAAAARIARGVRGIKRPDVVHAHDWHAGLTPLYMKLGGVQARSVFTIHNLAFQGNYPLAAGPWMGVPPELLAPALTDERSIEFYGSLSLMKAGIVHADRVTTVSERYATEILTPRFGHRMEGVLNAESHKLSGITNGIDMQMWNPATDALITSNYSADNVAGKYACKRALQQAFGLAREPFVPLVAIGSRLTEQKMAEVVAEAIPAMMARHERLQFAILGQGDAPIEARMRELAARWPGRVGTCIGYDETLAHMLHAGADMLLHASRFEPCGLTQLYAMRFGTIPVASRVGGLADTISDYALGLGKSGAATGFLFEGESLEDVAGGVARAVEAFKNPSLWRALQRNAMTRDSGWGTAVKRYVDVYCELTDARPVAPREEPTTVPAIAARRRRTAARPVPADNSQAAAVL, via the coding sequence ATGCCGACGCCGCTCAACGTTTTACTGGTTGCATCCGAAGCAGCCCCTCTTGCAAAAACGGGCGGCCTCGCCGACATGGTCAGCGCATACGGCGCCGCGTTATGCGAAGCCGGCGTCGCTGCGTCGATCCTGATGCCCGCCTATCCCGGCGCACTCGAGCGCGTGCTCGGCGCGACCCGCGTGGCCAGACTCGCGGGTCTGCCGGGCGGCGACGGCGTGATCATCCGGGCGCAGATGCCCGACACGGGCGTGCCGGTGCTGTTGCTGCAGATGGATCATCTGTTCACACGCGAAGGCATCTACCGCGACCGCTACGGCCGCGACTACGTGGACAACCTCGTGCGGTTCGCATCGCTCGCTGCCGCCGCGGCGCGGATTGCGCGCGGCGTGCGCGGTATCAAGCGGCCGGACGTCGTGCACGCTCACGACTGGCACGCGGGACTCACGCCGCTCTACATGAAACTCGGCGGCGTGCAGGCCCGCAGCGTCTTCACGATCCACAATCTCGCGTTTCAGGGTAACTATCCGCTCGCCGCCGGTCCGTGGATGGGCGTGCCGCCTGAACTGCTCGCGCCGGCACTTACCGACGAGCGCAGCATCGAGTTCTACGGTTCGCTTAGTTTGATGAAGGCCGGGATCGTCCACGCCGACCGCGTTACGACTGTGAGCGAGCGTTATGCGACGGAAATTCTGACACCGCGCTTCGGCCATCGGATGGAAGGCGTGCTGAACGCGGAGTCGCACAAGCTCTCCGGCATCACCAACGGCATCGACATGCAGATGTGGAACCCCGCCACCGACGCGCTGATCACGAGCAATTATTCGGCTGACAACGTAGCGGGCAAATACGCGTGCAAACGGGCGTTGCAACAGGCATTCGGACTTGCACGCGAACCGTTCGTGCCGCTGGTGGCGATCGGCAGCCGGCTCACCGAACAGAAGATGGCGGAGGTGGTGGCCGAGGCGATTCCAGCCATGATGGCGCGGCACGAGCGGCTGCAGTTCGCCATTCTGGGCCAGGGCGACGCGCCAATCGAAGCGCGCATGCGCGAGCTGGCTGCGCGTTGGCCAGGACGTGTCGGCACCTGCATTGGTTATGACGAGACACTCGCGCACATGCTGCATGCCGGCGCGGATATGCTGTTGCACGCGAGCCGCTTCGAACCGTGCGGGCTCACGCAACTGTACGCGATGCGCTTCGGTACGATTCCGGTGGCCTCGCGCGTGGGCGGTCTAGCCGACACGATTTCCGACTATGCGTTAGGGCTGGGCAAATCGGGCGCGGCGACCGGCTTCCTGTTCGAAGGAGAGTCGCTCGAGGATGTCGCTGGCGGCGTGGCGCGTGCTGTCGAGGCGTTCAAGAATCCATCGCTGTGGCGCGCACTGCAGCGTAATGCGATGACGCGCGATTCAGGCTGGGGCACGGCAGTCAAACGCTATGTCGACGTGTACTGCGAATTGACGGATGCGCGCCCCGTAGCACCGCGCGAAGAGCCGACGACAGTTCCGGCTATCGCCGCGCGCCGCCGCCGTACCGCGGCGAGGCCGGTACCCGCCGACAATTCGCAGGCGGCGGCCGTTCTGTAG
- a CDS encoding alpha/beta hydrolase, with amino-acid sequence MTLADTLKGMIGLDPTAHADADMKAVLAALKELNPKPIEECSVAEAREQPTPTDAVRKLMTQAGHAARLPLEVEAVQSEDKLIPGAAGSNPARIYRPAGDGPFPLILYFHGGGWVIADLDVYDATPRSIAAQSNAIVVSAHYRQAPEHRLPAAHEDAFAAWRWIVESAASLGGDPSRIAVMGESAGANLAINVSIHARDSGLRAPLHQALIYPVASNNIVSISYEENRNAKPLNKKMMLWFVQNVINDEGDLKSPLIDVVSADLSNLPPTVVVTAGIDPLRSDGEKLAEKLRDAGVAVEHRNYQGATHEFFGMAPVVQAARDAQTFVSLAQRQAFGGVPLEEAP; translated from the coding sequence ATGACACTCGCCGATACTCTCAAGGGCATGATCGGACTTGATCCGACCGCCCACGCAGACGCCGATATGAAGGCGGTGCTCGCCGCGCTCAAGGAACTGAACCCAAAGCCGATCGAAGAATGCAGCGTTGCCGAGGCCCGCGAGCAGCCGACGCCCACCGACGCCGTCCGGAAACTGATGACGCAGGCGGGTCACGCCGCCCGGCTACCGCTGGAAGTGGAGGCGGTGCAGAGCGAGGACAAGCTGATTCCGGGCGCTGCGGGCAGCAATCCGGCGCGTATCTACCGTCCGGCCGGCGATGGCCCGTTTCCGCTGATCCTGTATTTTCACGGCGGCGGCTGGGTGATTGCCGATCTGGACGTCTACGATGCGACGCCGCGCTCGATTGCGGCACAAAGCAACGCGATCGTGGTGTCCGCCCACTACCGGCAGGCGCCTGAGCACAGGTTGCCCGCCGCACACGAGGATGCGTTCGCCGCGTGGCGCTGGATCGTCGAAAGTGCGGCGAGCCTCGGCGGCGACCCAAGCCGGATAGCGGTGATGGGCGAGAGCGCCGGGGCGAATCTTGCCATCAACGTGTCCATCCATGCGCGCGATTCAGGCTTGCGCGCACCCTTGCATCAGGCGCTGATCTATCCCGTGGCGAGCAACAACATCGTTTCGATCTCCTATGAGGAGAATCGCAATGCGAAGCCGTTGAACAAGAAGATGATGTTGTGGTTCGTCCAGAACGTGATCAACGACGAGGGTGATCTGAAAAGCCCGCTGATCGATGTGGTCAGCGCGGATCTGTCGAACCTACCGCCTACGGTGGTGGTGACCGCGGGCATCGACCCATTGCGCTCCGATGGCGAGAAACTCGCGGAAAAACTGCGTGATGCTGGTGTTGCCGTCGAGCACCGCAACTATCAGGGGGCGACACATGAATTCTTCGGCATGGCGCCGGTGGTTCAGGCGGCGCGCGATGCCCAGACTTTCGTTTCGCTCGCGCAGCGCCAGGCATTCGGCGGCGTGCCGCTCGAAGAGGCGCCTTGA
- a CDS encoding putative bifunctional diguanylate cyclase/phosphodiesterase, translating into MGSVARIRGAFTVDSTDPELVRSQMQAFGRQIPLLYFMLVVNTMAVAITHLAYAPAWLAIHIPAALCTVCVFRCVRWWFVRHRTLTHEKAVPELRKTFWFACGFGVGFTTWSLLLFPYGPAYEQCQVAFYMATTVVGCVFCLMHLRTAALTLLTIVIGSFTIFLLAAGRPVFVAMAADMLFVGVTLAFIVHLYYRNFASLVSSKRELLVSQSVTQKLSDDNFRLANIDSLTGLPNRRSFFSSLNALAEQSTGGVANFHMGLIDLDGFKQVNDIYGHSSGDLVLKEVGNRLLALADPTIFFARLGGDEFGIIIQRRLGEDELDRLGQTLCERLSRPYTVGENTAELSGTIGWAGLPPASVSVAEVFERADAALYVGKESRRGTAVVFSAEHENRVRRASLVAQELKAANLDAELYLEFQPIYDVATRTAVGFEALGRWRSPKLGQVRPDEFIRIAERTDLIRVVTEVLLHKALNEAANWPPHIYLSFNLSALDISSVPRARRLLDIVQASATLAERVHFEITETAVTRDFRQARASLSLIKQVGCQVSLDDFGTGYSSLSYVHRLPFDTIKIDRSFVAEVDTDVACGKIIKSVMDLCRNLGLECVVEGVETESQCEMLTALGCRVMQGYLFGKPMPAEALQFFQANVV; encoded by the coding sequence ATGGGATCGGTAGCTCGAATAAGGGGGGCGTTCACGGTCGACAGCACCGACCCGGAACTCGTGCGCTCGCAAATGCAGGCGTTCGGCCGGCAAATCCCGCTCCTCTACTTCATGCTGGTGGTCAACACGATGGCGGTGGCGATCACCCACCTTGCCTACGCGCCGGCCTGGCTCGCCATCCATATTCCGGCGGCCCTTTGCACGGTCTGCGTGTTCCGCTGCGTACGGTGGTGGTTCGTCCGCCACCGCACGCTCACGCATGAGAAAGCCGTGCCCGAACTGCGCAAGACCTTCTGGTTCGCGTGCGGGTTCGGCGTCGGCTTCACTACCTGGTCGCTGCTGCTATTCCCCTATGGACCCGCCTACGAGCAGTGTCAGGTGGCGTTCTACATGGCCACCACGGTGGTCGGATGCGTGTTCTGCCTGATGCATCTGCGGACCGCGGCGCTCACGCTACTGACCATCGTGATCGGTTCTTTCACCATCTTTCTGCTGGCCGCGGGGCGCCCCGTGTTCGTGGCGATGGCGGCGGATATGCTGTTCGTCGGGGTGACCCTCGCTTTTATCGTCCATCTCTACTACCGGAACTTCGCGAGCCTTGTCTCTTCGAAGCGCGAACTGCTCGTGAGCCAGTCGGTCACGCAGAAACTCAGCGACGACAACTTCCGCCTCGCCAACATCGATAGCCTGACCGGCCTGCCCAACCGGCGCAGTTTCTTTTCGTCGCTCAATGCGCTGGCCGAGCAAAGCACAGGCGGCGTCGCCAACTTTCACATGGGGCTGATCGACCTCGACGGTTTCAAGCAGGTCAACGACATCTACGGTCATTCGAGCGGCGACCTCGTGCTCAAGGAAGTCGGCAACCGGCTTCTGGCGCTCGCCGATCCGACGATTTTCTTCGCACGGCTGGGTGGCGACGAATTCGGAATCATCATTCAACGGCGTCTTGGCGAGGACGAACTCGACCGCCTCGGGCAAACGCTGTGCGAGCGGCTCAGCCGGCCCTATACGGTCGGCGAGAACACCGCCGAGTTGTCGGGTACGATCGGCTGGGCCGGTTTGCCGCCTGCGAGTGTCAGCGTGGCCGAGGTGTTCGAGCGCGCGGATGCCGCACTCTACGTCGGCAAGGAAAGCCGGCGCGGCACGGCCGTGGTGTTTTCCGCCGAGCACGAAAACCGCGTGCGGCGCGCGAGCCTCGTCGCCCAGGAGTTGAAGGCGGCGAACCTCGACGCCGAACTCTACCTGGAGTTTCAGCCCATCTACGACGTCGCCACCCGTACCGCGGTCGGCTTCGAGGCGCTTGGCCGGTGGCGCAGTCCGAAGCTCGGTCAGGTGAGGCCGGATGAATTTATCCGCATCGCCGAGCGGACCGATCTGATTCGTGTGGTGACCGAGGTGCTGTTGCACAAGGCGCTGAACGAAGCCGCCAACTGGCCGCCGCATATTTACCTTTCGTTCAACCTCTCGGCGCTCGACATCTCGTCGGTGCCGCGCGCAAGGCGGTTGCTCGATATCGTGCAGGCGAGCGCCACGCTGGCCGAACGGGTGCATTTCGAAATCACCGAGACCGCGGTGACCCGCGACTTCAGACAGGCGCGTGCTTCCTTGTCGCTGATCAAGCAGGTGGGCTGCCAGGTGTCGCTCGACGATTTCGGCACCGGCTATTCCAGCCTGAGCTACGTCCATCGCCTGCCCTTCGATACGATCAAGATTGATCGCAGTTTCGTGGCCGAGGTCGATACGGATGTAGCGTGCGGCAAGATCATCAAATCGGTGATGGACCTGTGCCGCAACCTCGGGCTCGAATGCGTGGTGGAAGGCGTCGAGACCGAATCGCAGTGCGAAATGCTGACCGCACTCGGCTGCCGCGTGATGCAGGGCTATCTGTTCGGCAAGCCGATGCCGGCCGAGGCGCTGCAGTTTTTCCAGGCCAATGTCGTTTAA